DNA sequence from the Marinilongibacter aquaticus genome:
AATTACCAATCCGGCATCTGTTTCAATATTCTGCACTTCCCATTCTGCAATAAAACTGTCCGAAAAATCTTCGTTGCACCAAAGTACGTGATGCCCCTCTTCATTGGGTGAGAACATGTGCATCCAGCCCTTTTTGAATGTGGTTTTCCCAGGGCCTTCCATTCGCCAACCTTTGATGTCCTTTTGAGAGCTTAGTGGATTTTCGTATAAGAGCGGCCCTTTATTGTGTACTACTTGTGCTCTTAAGCCGCTCTGGGTGCATATAAGGAGAACAATCAGGAATCCGGTTTTGGTAATTGGGCTTTTATTTCTTCTTTTCATTTGTCAAACTATTTTGGATAGATCGGCCAAGTAGACCTGTCTTCTGCCTTCTGGGGCACCATTGAAAACCACTTTTTTATAATCCCTGCTCCAAACGGGATGCGGGTCCAGTTTATAATGGCTGCCGGACTCTCCTTTTTTATAAGCTTTCCAATCATTGCCGACATTTGTGCCGATGGAACAGACCATTTGTTCGTGATTCGTCCTTAAATCAATTAGTCGAATGGGGATCTCTCCTGCCGGCGAAGAAACCCATTCTTGTTTCGGATAGGTGTCCGATAAAAGAAAGCTGGAATCTAAGTTGATGCTCGGGTGTCCACTGCCCAGATGTTGTTCGGATAATACTTTGAAATCACTGCCGTCGTACTTAAACTGACAGAATTGCATATTGTCGTAGCCAAGCCAAGTGGGAACGCAGTTCATTACTATATTTTGACCGTCAGGATGCCAATTTGGATGATTTCCCGAGCCTCCAAATTTGGCTTTCTTATTCCACTTTTCACGGCTAAGGCATTGTTTGATATTGTTTCCATCAATATCGAAGGTGAATAAGGAGGCGTCTCTCCCTTTGTTGTTTTTTAGGCCCCTGAAAACCTGAGAAATTTTTGTTCCCTGCTTGTTGTATTTCGAATGGAAAAGGTAATTGACACTTTCTTGATAGTAAAGCCTGTCCCTTTCAGGCCCTTCTACGAACGGAAGGAAATCGTTCAGTTTCACTAGAAGTTTCCTTTCGTTGGTGTCGAGGTTGGTTTGCCACAAACCCTCTGTGCCCATGTCCGCCAAGTTGAAAGTGTCGGGCTTACCGTATATCCTGTCCGGAACGGCATAGCCATATTGATGGATATTCATGGTGAGCAAATTTGGGCTGATGATGTGTTTCTCATCGGGAGAAATGTCATATTTTGCTCCTGCAAATGCTTTGGTTTCTCCCGTTTCCCGATTGATTTTTACGCAAACGGGTCTTTCGTCTATGATATCGTTGGCATAGAGGTGTACATTGTCCTGACTCCATTGCAGGTTAGCTCCCATTTGGAAAGACCAACCTTTTGTACGGTAAATGGTCTGTATGGTTTCATCGAGTAAGTCGACAATACATATCTCCGCTTCTTCTCCCCAGATTGGAGCCTTTCCCTGGTAGGGAAGTTTAGTAAGGGCCAAAAACTGCTGGTTTGGGCTCAAAGGGCAAACATCGTAAAAGGTATGTAAGTAAAAACCGTCATCAGGGCTTACACATTTTACGGGAGCGATAAACCTTCCGGGACGATATTCACGTATTCTAAAAGAATGTTTGGACTCCGGTTTGCTTTCGAAGGATAGAATGCCCGGGGCCAGTGCGATTGCACCTATGGCAGATGATGTTTTACCGATAAAGTCTCTTCTTTTCAATGCTCTTTTCGTTTGTTCAAAGTTACTTTTGAGTCTTTGGCTTGTCAATGCCCGAATGTGTCATTTCGGTGGGCGAATGTGTTTCGAAAGGCTTCAGTCGTGCTCTAGCGTTGATAGGTTCATGTCCTCATTTTGCTTCAGCTGCACTGCTTCAGTTCTTTGGGAACAGGGGGGCTTTGCATTTTTTGGGATATGTCTTTTAAGCCGTCGAATTGTTTTTCTGTTCGTTCGTTTGTGGACAATGTTCACCCACTCCTTGGGGTCGGAACTATGGTCGTATAACTCTTCTTGCCCTTGACCGTAACTGATATACCGGTATCGCTCATTTCTGATGGCATGGAACTCAGGAGTCAAACTTGAAATAGCCGGTTCTTTTCTTTTTTTGCGAGGGTTTTCAAGCTGCGGAGTCAAACTCTGGCCTTCTAAATCATTAATGGCAGGAAGTTGGCACAGATCAATAAGTGTGGGGAAGATGTCGATTAGACTAACGGCTTCTTTGCAGATTTGTCCGTGGGGTATTCCCGGGCCTGAGATGAGCAATGGGACATGAGTGACCTCTTCCCAAAGTGTGGCTTTTCGCCAATGCTCTTTTTGCCCCAAATGCCAACCGTGATCGCTCCAAAGTACTATGATCGTATTTTCTGCGTAGCGGCTATTATCCAAGGCTTCCAATAATTTCCCGAACTGGGCATCCGCGTAGCTTATTGATGCCAAATAAGCTTGAACAGCTTCTGGCCACTGTCCATTTTGTAAGAAGTTTTCGTGTTCGGCATTATTTTCATCGTTTTCCCGATCATTGGATTTAGTGAAGTTGGAAGTTGAGAAAGCCACATTTTTACCCCTTAAAGGAATATCGTCCAAATCATTCTCAACGGTTTCCGGTAATTGAATAGCTTCCAGAGGGTGTTGGTCAAAATAACGTTTAGGGTTGAACCAGGGAATGTGCGGTCTATAGATGCCGCACGCTATAAAGAAGGGCTTTTTATGTTCTTCCTGAAGCTTTTTTGCCGCCCATTTCACCGATTGTGCATCGAAAGTAAGTGAATCGGGGGCGTCAATGCCGCCCCAGGAAATACTGGAATTTTCTAAACGCCTAATGTCGTTCTTTTCCGGGTTTTTATTGTATTTTATAATGTTCTCCCCCAATTCTTCTCGACTTAGGAAATCATCCCACTGGCCTTGCTCAAAATGGAATTGATGAAGGATTTTTCCCGCTCCAGCCACATAATATCCATTTTCTTTAAAGTGCTTATTCAGTGTTTGACGATTTTGGTATACATGAAAAGGCTGGTCAGAATTCGTGTAAATTCCAGTGGATGTGGGTCTTAGCCCTGTAATGACAGAAGCCCTTGATGGGCAGCACATTAAGCCAGCCGCATGGGCATTGGCAAATAAAGTACCTCTTTTGGCGAGCTTGTCAATATTGGGAGTATAGGTTTGAGGATGGCCGGAAAGAATGCCTTCCCAATCATTTAGGTCGTCGAACGCAACGAATAATACATTTGGTTTGGTTGAATTTTGAGCCTGAGCTATTCTGGGGGCCAAATGCATGCACAATAAGAGAGAACATTTTAGCTTAATCAGAAAACGTGTTTCTGTGAAAAATCCTTTTACCATGGTTTCCTAACTTTAATCTTCTTGTAGTTGCCTTTTGCCCATATCGTCCAATAGCCTGTATACGCCGCTGGCTATTTTCCTTTTTTCGGTCGTCGTTTTGGTTTCTGTAATGAAGTCATTGAGCAGTTTTTCCAGCTCTCTTGTTTTTTCCGGGTTTTGTTTAGATATGTCATTGGTTTCGCCAAGGTCATTGACCAGATCATAGAGTTCCAAGGTCGGGGAACTGGAGAATTTATTTTCTTTGGTATAATATTTAATAAGCTTGTAATCGCCCAACCTGACGGCACTTCTCGGAGGCCTGTGTGAGGCCTGATGAAAGAATAGGGCTTCTTTGTGGCGATTTACCTTTTTAACATTTTCATCCAGAAGAATGGGGAGTAAGCTGCCTCCGTCTATCTCATCGGGGAAGGTGGCTGTGTACCCCGCTAAATCTGCGAAAGATGGAAGCAGGTCAAGTCCTGTCACGGGTATTTCGCACACGCGGCCTGCCTTTATACCAGGCCCGGAAGCCATAAAGGGCACACGAAGGCCCCCTTCGTAAAAGGAATGCTTTCCGTCTCGTAAAGGAAGATTTCGATCTCCTTCTAAAGAAAAGTGGGTTTCCTGCATATTTAATTGATCATCGAGTGTGGTGATTTGGTAGAATGACCGTCGGCCGCCATTATCACCCATTAGGAAAATGTATGTATTGTTTGCAATACCCAACTCTTGGATATAGTCAAGGAGAAGGCCGATACTTGTGTCCAAATCTTTGAGCATGGCCGCATATTCAGGTGATTTATGGCGGTCTCCTTTGGCTTTTTTCTTGAAATAGGCATAACTTTCTTTTGTTGACGACAGGGAAAGGTGGGTGGCGAAATGCGAAAGTTGAGCATAAAATGGTTTGCCCTCTTCGGTACTTGCCCGAATGAACTCCTGTGCTCTTTTTGTAATGCCAAACACGTCCTTTGGGTTTGGATCACTCCAATACAAACTCGGTTTCCCGGCAATGCGTAGATTTTGAGGATTGGCTACCTTGTGGCTTTTTAAATAGGCATCGGACTCTTCTTTGTATTTTCCATTATTCATAAACCCATCGGCAAAAATCTCCCCCCCATCGTTTGTATGCATGCCATCGTCTTGGTCAAAGCCGGCCTTTTTGGGTTCCATTCCTATATGCCACTTACCAAAATGAGCGGTTTTGTATTCTGGATTGGCCATTTTCAGGACGCGGGGAATGGTCAGCCAATCGCTCGTTTTTTTGTACCAATCCGAATCCTCGGCATAAATGTGCCGGGCTGCATTTTGCCCGAACATCAGGGCATTGCGGCTAGGTGCACAAATGGGATTCGGGGCATATCCTTGTGTAAATAGCACCCCTCTCGCAGCTAATTTGTCAATATTGGGGGTCTCGTAAAAATCGCTTTGGGTATCCGCACGTTTTGTGTCTGCTCGATGGGACGTATGGCCCCAGCCGTGATCGTCGGTCAAAATAAAAATAATGTTCGGACTACTTTTTGGGCTGGTATTTAGGAGAAATGAACCCTCTTTTTTTCTGCGGGTGCCGGACACAAATAGAACAAGGATGCCTAAGCAAAGGAGTTTGAACTTCATGGGGTGGGTTTTAAAAGAACATATCGCAATATGATATATTTGCTAAATACTTGGGCTAAACGTAGAATTGCCAAAAATTTACTAAAATTACCGCTCCCTTGTTTTGAGTCAAAATTGTAATTGTACCATTTGGCTCGTCAAATGTGCCTTGACGGATTATTTGTTGGCCTTTAATGGCGAATAAGTTTTATGTGGGGTAATTTGGTATTGGGTTTAATGGAATCGATGAAGGTAATGCCAGGCGGTTATGGATCATTTTGTTAGAAATATAAAGCTTTTTCTCCTGTGTGTGTTTTTTCTGAGTTTCAAGCAGGTTACGGGACAGGAAATAGCGGAACGCTTTAAGAACTTTTCCAGTGATAAAGGGCTTTCTCACCATCATGTCACCTGTAGTCAAGAAGACAGGTTCGGGTTTATTTGGGTAGGTACCGTTGAAGGGTTGAACCGCTTTGATGGATACTCTTTTAAGTCATATAAATCAGATGCTGAGGACCTGAATAGCATTAATTCAAACCGAATTCTTAGTTTGTCCCTGGATGTGGACAGCAATCTTGTAATTGGATCCAACAATGGAATCAATGTGTTCGATCCCGAAAGTGATAGCTTTTCCAAAGTTAACTTGAGCACAGAAGGGGGCAATTATAGCGATGCGGCGATCAATGACCTTCAGTTGGACGCATCGGGAAATATGTGGGTGGCAAGTAATATGGGCGTATTCGTACTTGACAAGTATAAAAATGTATCCCACCATTATTCGAAAAGCCATTTGAATGGGGATAATGTAGGGCAAATACTAATCGATCACAATGAAAATGTATGGATTGGTGGGCAGAAGGCCATCACCAGACTAAATGTCAAAACCGGGAACTTCGCTCAATTCCCAATTTCAGAACGGTTCAAGGTGGACAAGGATTTGCCTGTCAATGCACTTGTTGAAGATTCGCAAGGTAGGATCTGGTTTGGATCGAACCAGGCTGGGTTGTGTGTGCTAAGACCCGGTATGAAGGAATTTGAGTATTATCCCTTACGAAACATCAATCCCCGTGATCTGTTGGAAAATAGGGTTAGGGCCATCAAGGAAGATGAAAACGGGCTGCTTTGGCTTGGCACTTTCGATGGTTTGATCGTCTTTGATCCAGAGTCCGGTTATGAAAGGAAGATTGTAAAGGATCATGATAATCCCTACTCCTTGAATGATAATGGGATAACCTCTATTGATGAGGATTTCAGGGGCAATTACTGGATAGGCACATTTTTCGGAGGCCTTAGCTATCTCGATAAAAATTTCAACATTTTCAGCCACTTTCAATATACTGGTACGAACAAGGGCCTGTCCTATAATGTGGTGTCCTTTATCGCCGAGGATGACAAGGATAACATTTGGGTAGGAACCGACAGGGGCGGTTTGAATTTGTTTGACAGAAAATCAAAAACGTTTAAATATTTTAATCAAGAGGCCAATACATCGGGTTCCGCATCCAATCATATAATGGAAATGGAGGTTGGGCGACACGATAACCTTTGGTTGGGAACCTTGTTCGGGGGGCTTTATTCCTTCGATACGCAAAAATATAGATTTACTCCTGTTCATTTCAACAATATTGATTCGAATGATTTGGGGTTTAAGCGTATAAGGGCTTTGGAATTGGACAGCAAGGGGAACCTGTGGATAGCCCATGCCATGGGACTGCACTATTATGACGTCGAACATAAAAGGCCTCTAAAGTACGAATCCGAATTGAAGGATTTGAGCCTGCTGAATACGATAAACGCCATTTTGGAGGATAAAGAGAAAAACATTTGGTTGGCACTTGGCGGAAGCACAGGTTTGGTCAAACTGGAAAGCGACAGTTGGGAATACACAATGTACGATATTCCCAATGTGCAGACTATTTATCAGGACCAACACTATATTTGGTTGGGTACTTCTTCCAATGGGCTTTTTAGATTGAACACCAAAACCGAGACTGTTCGCAACTTCAGTGGAGAAGGCCTTTTGAACAAAGATATACTGGGTATCCTGGATGACGGTGGGGG
Encoded proteins:
- a CDS encoding sulfatase, whose product is MVKGFFTETRFLIKLKCSLLLCMHLAPRIAQAQNSTKPNVLFVAFDDLNDWEGILSGHPQTYTPNIDKLAKRGTLFANAHAAGLMCCPSRASVITGLRPTSTGIYTNSDQPFHVYQNRQTLNKHFKENGYYVAGAGKILHQFHFEQGQWDDFLSREELGENIIKYNKNPEKNDIRRLENSSISWGGIDAPDSLTFDAQSVKWAAKKLQEEHKKPFFIACGIYRPHIPWFNPKRYFDQHPLEAIQLPETVENDLDDIPLRGKNVAFSTSNFTKSNDRENDENNAEHENFLQNGQWPEAVQAYLASISYADAQFGKLLEALDNSRYAENTIIVLWSDHGWHLGQKEHWRKATLWEEVTHVPLLISGPGIPHGQICKEAVSLIDIFPTLIDLCQLPAINDLEGQSLTPQLENPRKKRKEPAISSLTPEFHAIRNERYRYISYGQGQEELYDHSSDPKEWVNIVHKRTNRKTIRRLKRHIPKNAKPPCSQRTEAVQLKQNEDMNLSTLEHD
- a CDS encoding sulfatase; its protein translation is MKFKLLCLGILVLFVSGTRRKKEGSFLLNTSPKSSPNIIFILTDDHGWGHTSHRADTKRADTQSDFYETPNIDKLAARGVLFTQGYAPNPICAPSRNALMFGQNAARHIYAEDSDWYKKTSDWLTIPRVLKMANPEYKTAHFGKWHIGMEPKKAGFDQDDGMHTNDGGEIFADGFMNNGKYKEESDAYLKSHKVANPQNLRIAGKPSLYWSDPNPKDVFGITKRAQEFIRASTEEGKPFYAQLSHFATHLSLSSTKESYAYFKKKAKGDRHKSPEYAAMLKDLDTSIGLLLDYIQELGIANNTYIFLMGDNGGRRSFYQITTLDDQLNMQETHFSLEGDRNLPLRDGKHSFYEGGLRVPFMASGPGIKAGRVCEIPVTGLDLLPSFADLAGYTATFPDEIDGGSLLPILLDENVKKVNRHKEALFFHQASHRPPRSAVRLGDYKLIKYYTKENKFSSSPTLELYDLVNDLGETNDISKQNPEKTRELEKLLNDFITETKTTTEKRKIASGVYRLLDDMGKRQLQED